From the genome of Candidatus Parvarchaeota archaeon, one region includes:
- a CDS encoding glycosyltransferase family 2 protein, translated as MAKLLSICITSFNRKDAIERLLAQLELVATPHLRDVEVCITDNCSTDGSWELFTQLKQKTRLDLHLSRNNTNIGFDANYLKSIQMGTGQWVWTCGDDDYPAHAGFEALLAALKSGNYTDAP; from the coding sequence ATGGCAAAACTTCTCTCAATTTGCATCACATCCTTTAACCGCAAGGATGCCATTGAACGGCTTTTGGCCCAGCTTGAGCTTGTGGCAACTCCGCACCTGCGCGATGTGGAGGTGTGCATAACAGACAACTGCTCTACAGACGGCTCATGGGAGCTATTTACGCAGCTCAAGCAAAAAACAAGGCTTGACCTGCACTTGTCCAGAAACAACACCAACATCGGCTTTGATGCAAACTACCTCAAATCAATCCAAATGGGGACAGGGCAGTGGGTCTGGACATGCGGGGATGACGATTATCCGGCACACGCAGGCTTTGAGGCGCTTTTGGCTGCCCTCAAATCAGGCAATTACACAGATGCGCCG